A section of the Streptomyces sp. Je 1-369 genome encodes:
- a CDS encoding lyase family protein, which produces MAGPDMAGPDTAGPDMAGPDAGLLAPVWAGVPVAGAVGDGAWLQAMLDAEAGLSRAQARLGTVPEAAARVITETARAERLDVVALAARARQSANPVVALVREFTALVAARDTAAAAYVHRGSTSQDIFDTAAMLVARRALRLIRADLARTEQALAALAHTHRDTLMAGRTLALHAVPTTFGCKAAGWRHLVLDAADRLAALDAAAPVQLGGAAGTLAGYLAHAPGTDPAAYTRDLTEAFAAEVGLRAPLLPWHVLRTPVADLAQGAAFTCAALGKIAVDVLSLTRTEVGEVREPAPAGRGASSAMPHKQNPVLATAIRSAALQAPPLAAGVLGCMLSEDERSAGAWHAEWEPLRALLRLAGGAAHQAAELVGRLRVDAARMRANTTLTGGLIVSERIAAVLAPLLGKAAARDLLDTASAQAAASGRPLAEVLGQDPRAAAALSGVGHRDLFDPQAYTGAAAALTERALTRPAPPAPPAPPGSSAPAGAV; this is translated from the coding sequence ATGGCGGGCCCGGACATGGCGGGACCGGACACGGCGGGACCGGACATGGCAGGTCCGGATGCCGGGCTGCTTGCGCCCGTGTGGGCCGGGGTGCCGGTGGCGGGGGCGGTGGGGGACGGGGCGTGGCTGCAGGCCATGCTCGATGCCGAGGCGGGGCTGAGCCGGGCCCAGGCGCGCCTTGGCACGGTGCCCGAGGCCGCCGCCCGGGTGATCACCGAGACGGCGCGGGCGGAGCGGCTGGACGTGGTGGCGCTGGCGGCCCGGGCCCGCCAGTCCGCCAACCCGGTGGTGGCCCTGGTCCGGGAGTTCACCGCGCTGGTGGCCGCCCGCGACACGGCCGCGGCCGCCTACGTGCACCGCGGCTCCACCAGCCAGGACATCTTCGACACGGCCGCCATGCTCGTCGCCCGGCGGGCGCTGCGCCTGATCCGCGCCGATCTGGCCCGTACCGAGCAGGCGCTGGCCGCGCTGGCCCATACCCACCGCGACACCCTGATGGCCGGGCGCACCCTGGCCCTGCACGCGGTGCCCACCACCTTCGGCTGCAAGGCGGCGGGCTGGCGCCACCTCGTACTGGATGCCGCCGACCGGCTCGCCGCCCTGGACGCGGCGGCACCCGTCCAGCTCGGCGGGGCCGCCGGCACCCTGGCCGGCTACCTCGCCCACGCCCCGGGCACCGACCCCGCCGCCTATACCCGTGATCTCACCGAGGCCTTCGCCGCCGAAGTGGGGCTGCGCGCACCGCTGTTGCCCTGGCACGTGCTGCGCACCCCGGTGGCCGACCTGGCCCAGGGCGCCGCGTTCACCTGCGCCGCCCTGGGCAAGATCGCCGTGGATGTGCTGTCGCTGACCCGCACCGAGGTCGGCGAGGTGCGCGAGCCGGCGCCCGCCGGGCGCGGCGCGTCCTCGGCGATGCCGCACAAGCAGAACCCCGTACTGGCCACCGCCATCCGCTCCGCCGCGCTGCAGGCCCCGCCGCTGGCGGCGGGCGTGCTGGGCTGCATGCTGAGCGAGGACGAGCGCTCGGCCGGTGCCTGGCACGCCGAGTGGGAGCCGCTGCGCGCCCTGCTGCGGCTGGCCGGGGGAGCGGCCCACCAGGCCGCCGAGCTGGTGGGCCGGCTGCGGGTGGATGCCGCACGGATGCGCGCCAACACCACCCTGACCGGCGGCCTGATCGTCTCCGAGCGGATCGCCGCCGTCCTGGCGCCGCTGCTGGGCAAGGCCGCCGCCCGCGACCTGCTGGATACCGCATCGGCCCAGGCCGCAGCCAGCGGCCGGCCACTGGCCGAGGTACTGGGCCAGGACCCGCGCGCGGCCGCCGCACTGAGCGGCGTCGGCCACCGCGACCTGTTCGACCCGCAGGCCTACACCGGGGCGGCCGCCGCGCTGACCGAGCGCGCCCTGACCCGCCCCGCACCCCCCGCGCCTCCTGCACCTCCCGGGTCCTCCGCCCCGGCAGGAGCGGTCTGA
- a CDS encoding FAD/NAD(P)-binding protein: MTASPRTVCVVGAGPRGLSVLERLCANARLRPQDGPLRIHVIDPCPPGPGRVWRTDQSPHLLMNTVAGQISVFTDASVDLAGPLEPGPSLHEWALALAAGQLGDAYPQEVVAQARALGPDTYPTRAFYGHYLRWVCRRVVRGAPARVRVTFHRGLAVALDDEPPTGTGPSGGGRQRVRLADGTVLGGLDAVILCQGHLPAGADAGERAFAGRARAAGLPHLAPANPADVDLRALAPGMRVLLRGLGLNFFDYLARLTAGRGGTFTRRGGRLYYQASGREPQLYAGSRRGVPYQARGENEKGPHGRHEPRLLTAGRIAVLRREHAVGGLDFRRDVWPLIAREAEAVYYATLLRSRGEALPARQLEAACLAAPPGERHLRAVLEEYGIGEKDRLDWELLARPWRDREFTGPHDFTGWLLDQLRQDVAEARAGNVSGPLKAALDVLRDLRNEIRLAVDHGGLDGDSHRTDLDGWYTPLNAHLSIGPPARRVEEMTALIEAGVLDVIGPGLRVQVEHGRCTAASPLVPDSAREVDAVVEARLPAITLRRTEDRLLRHLLATGQCTAHRIRTRGVQPFDSDGLAVTPRPFRLIDAAGRPHPHRYAFGVPTEAVHWVTAAGIRPGVNSVTLTDADAIARAALHHPPHPTPAPATLRPTTTPATSRPTTTPTPHPAPAPYPTDPAPGTPLPDRAET; this comes from the coding sequence ATGACAGCGAGCCCCCGCACGGTGTGCGTGGTAGGTGCCGGACCGCGCGGCCTGTCCGTACTCGAGCGCCTGTGCGCCAACGCCCGCCTGCGGCCGCAGGACGGCCCCCTCCGCATCCATGTGATCGACCCCTGCCCGCCCGGCCCCGGCCGGGTGTGGCGCACCGACCAGTCCCCGCACCTGCTCATGAACACCGTGGCCGGCCAGATCTCGGTGTTCACCGATGCCAGCGTCGACCTTGCGGGGCCGCTGGAGCCGGGGCCCAGCCTGCACGAGTGGGCCCTCGCGCTGGCCGCCGGGCAGCTCGGCGACGCCTACCCGCAGGAGGTGGTGGCCCAGGCCCGCGCGCTGGGCCCCGACACGTATCCCACCCGCGCCTTTTACGGCCACTACCTGCGCTGGGTGTGCCGGCGCGTGGTGCGCGGCGCGCCCGCCCGGGTGCGTGTCACCTTCCACCGCGGCCTGGCCGTCGCGCTGGACGACGAACCCCCCACAGGTACGGGGCCGTCCGGTGGCGGGCGGCAGCGGGTGCGGCTGGCGGACGGCACGGTGCTCGGCGGACTGGACGCGGTCATCCTGTGCCAGGGCCACCTGCCGGCCGGCGCGGACGCGGGGGAGCGGGCCTTCGCCGGCCGCGCCCGCGCCGCGGGGCTGCCCCACCTGGCGCCGGCCAACCCCGCCGATGTGGACCTGCGCGCGCTGGCGCCGGGCATGCGGGTGCTGCTGCGCGGCCTGGGCCTGAACTTCTTCGACTACCTGGCCCGGCTCACCGCCGGCCGCGGCGGCACCTTCACCCGCCGCGGTGGCCGGCTGTACTACCAGGCCTCGGGCCGCGAGCCGCAGCTGTACGCGGGATCGCGGCGCGGCGTTCCCTACCAGGCGCGCGGCGAGAACGAGAAGGGCCCGCACGGCCGCCACGAGCCGCGCCTGCTCACCGCCGGGCGCATCGCCGTGCTGCGCCGCGAACACGCCGTGGGCGGCCTGGACTTCCGGCGCGATGTGTGGCCGCTGATCGCCCGGGAGGCGGAGGCCGTCTACTACGCCACCTTGCTGCGCTCGCGCGGCGAGGCGCTGCCGGCCCGGCAGCTGGAGGCCGCCTGCCTGGCCGCCCCGCCGGGGGAGCGGCACCTGCGGGCGGTGCTGGAGGAGTACGGCATCGGCGAGAAGGACCGCCTGGACTGGGAGCTGCTGGCCCGCCCCTGGCGCGACCGGGAGTTCACCGGCCCGCACGACTTCACCGGCTGGCTCCTGGACCAGCTGCGCCAGGACGTGGCCGAGGCGCGGGCGGGCAACGTCAGCGGGCCCCTCAAGGCGGCCCTGGACGTACTGCGGGACCTGCGCAACGAGATCCGCCTGGCCGTCGACCACGGCGGCCTGGACGGCGACTCCCACCGCACCGACCTGGACGGCTGGTACACGCCGCTCAACGCGCACCTGTCGATCGGCCCGCCGGCCCGCCGGGTGGAGGAGATGACCGCGCTGATCGAGGCCGGGGTGCTGGACGTGATCGGCCCCGGCCTGCGCGTGCAGGTGGAGCACGGCCGCTGCACCGCCGCCTCCCCGCTGGTGCCCGACTCGGCGCGGGAGGTGGACGCGGTCGTCGAGGCCCGGCTGCCCGCGATCACGCTGCGCCGCACCGAGGACCGGCTGCTGCGCCACCTGCTGGCCACCGGCCAGTGCACCGCCCACCGCATCCGCACCCGCGGCGTACAGCCCTTCGACAGCGACGGGCTGGCCGTCACACCGCGCCCCTTCCGCCTGATCGACGCGGCGGGCCGCCCGCACCCGCACCGCTACGCCTTCGGGGTGCCCACCGAAGCGGTGCACTGGGTGACGGCCGCGGGCATCCGCCCCGGCGTCAACTCGGTGACCCTCACCGACGCGGACGCGATCGCCCGCGCGGCCCTGCACCACCCGCCCCACCCCACCCCCGCACCCGCCACACTCCGGCCCACCACCACCCCCGCCACCTCCCGGCCCACCACCACCCCGACCCCCCACCCGGCCCCGGCCCCGTACCCGACCGACCCCGCTCCCGGGACGCCCCTGCCCGACCGAGCAGAAACCTGA